A segment of the Bordetella flabilis genome:
GGCCGTTGCCGATGGCGTACCGGTGGGCAGCGCCCAGCCCGGCGCCGCCTGGGAAACGCTGGGTGTGAACAGCCGCGTGCAGCAGGCGGAACTGGAGCGCGTGTGGCAGCGGGAACAGGCGCGCAGGCTGCTGGAGGCCGGCGCATCGCTGGCCGATCCGGCGCGTTTCGACCTGCGCGGCAGCATGACGGTCGGCCGCGATGTCTACATCGACGTCGGCTGCGTCTTCGAAGGCAGGGTCGAACTGGCGGATGGCGTGCGCATCGGCCCGCACTGCGTGCTGCGCGACGTGCGCGTGGGCCGGGGCACCGTCGTGGAAGCCTTCAGCCACCTGCAACAGGCCACCATCGGCGCGGACGCGCGCATCGGTCCCTATGCGCGCCTGCGGCCCGGTGCGGCGCTGGCCGACCGTACGCACGTCGGCAATTTCGTCGAAGTGAAGAACAGCGTCATCGGCCCGGACAGCAAGGCCAACCACCTGAGCTATATCGGCGACGCGGAGATCGGCGCGCGGGTCAACGTCGGCGCGGGTACCATCACCTGCAACTACGACGGCGTGAACAAGCACCGCACCATCGTGGAGGACGATGTCTTCATCGGTTCCGATACGCAATTGGTCGCGCCCATCCGCGTGGGTGAAGGCGCCACCCTGGGCGCCGGCACCACGCTGACCCGCGATGCGCCCGCCGGCAAGTTGACGCTGTCGCGCGCGCGCCAGGCCACGATCGAAGGTTGGAAACGCCCGACCAGGAAATCGTGAAAGACCTCCGCGGCAGTCCGGCCAGCGAGCAGTCCGGCCCTTCAGGCGCCGGGCCGGACAAAAGTTCATCGAAGTGCGCCACGCCTGACGGTCTGCCCACGCCGCGGCGCTATTGGGCGGCCGGCGTGGTGCTGCTGGGCATCAGCCTGGCGGTGCTCGACAGCACCATCGCCAACGTGGCCTTGCCGACGATCTCCGTCGACCTGAATATCGACCCGGCCAGCGCGGTCTGGATCGTCAATGCCTACAGCGTGTCGGTCGTGGTGATGCTGTTGCCGCTATCGGCCCTGGCCGAGCGGGTCGGCTTTCGGCGCATGTTCGGCCTGGGCCTGGGCCTGTTCACGCTGGCTTCGCTCGCCTGCGCGATGTCGAATTCGCTCACGACCCTGACGCTGGCGCGCATGTTCCAGGGCGTGGGCGCGGCATCGCTGATGTGCATGTTCGGCGGCTTGATGCGTTACATCTACCCGCTATCGAAACTGGGTCGGGGCATCAGCGTCAACGCCACCACGGTGGCGATCATGTCGGTGCTGGGTCCGACGCTGGGTTCGGTCATCCTGTCCGTGGTGGATTGGCCGTGGATCTTCGCGGTGAACGTGCCGATAGGGCTGTTCGGCTTGTTCCTGGTGCGCTTCCTGCCCGACGTCCCGCGCGTAAAGACCCGCTTCGACGTGGTGAGCGCGCTGCTATGCATGGTCGTGCTGGGTGTCTTCATTACCGGTATCGACAACCTGCATGCCGACCTGGTGCGCGGCGTGGGCATGGTGGCCATTTCCGTGCTCGCGGGCATCCTGCTGGTGCGCCGCGCGACACGCCAGGCCGCGCCGCTCGTGCCCGTGGACCTGTTGCGCATTCCACCGATCGCCTACGCGGTGGCGGCCTCGGCGTGCACCTTTGCGGCGCAGATGTCGGCCTATGTGTCCCTGCCCTTCTATTTCCAGTCCGTGCTGGGCCGCTCGCATCTGGAGGTGGGCATGCTGATGGCCGCATGGCCGGTCGGCACGGGCCTGATTGCGCCGGTGGCGGGACGCATGTCGGACAGGTTTTCCGCCGCCACGCTCAGTGGCGTGGGCGCCGGCTGCATGGCTGTCGGGCTGGTGTGGCTGGCGGTCCTTCCGCACAGCGCGTCCAACCCCTGGATCATGGCCGGCATGTTCGTCTGCGGCCTGGGCTTCGGGTTCTTCCAGACGCCGAACAACCGCTCGATGATTTCGTCCGCCCCGCGCACGCGCAGCGGCGCGATCGGCGGCGTGCAGGCGACGACGCGCGTATTCGGGCAGAGCTTCGGTACCGCGCTGGTGGCCACTTCCTTTGGCCTGTTTCCCCGGCACGGGCCGCTGGTCGCGGTGACACTGGGGGCCATCTGCGCCGGCCTGGCGGTGGTGGTCAACACCGTGCGGTTTACGCGGGCGGGGCGGGCCGCCTCGGATCGCTGAGCGACAGGCGGCGAGCGGTAAATCCGCCGGCGATAGGGGCGATACCGCGGAACAGCGGTCGGTTTTCCCTTCTGCCTTGCGGCACGGCTTTTGCCTTGCCCCTCCTATAATGCCGCCGTAGGCCGCGGGATTGCGGCGGCCATGGGTAAATGAAGGGCGATCCCCAATGAAAATTACCGTAGTGGGAACCGGCTATGTCGGTCTGGTCTCGGGCGCGTGCCTGGCGGAAATGGGCAACGACGTCATGTGCCTGGATGTCGATGCCGCCAAGGTCGCCCGGCTGCGCCAGGGCGTCATTCCCATCTACGAGCCGGGCCTGGAAGAACTCGTACGGCGCAATGCACGGGGCGGACGCCTGCATTTCACCGATGACATCGCGCTGAGCGTCAGCCACGGCGATGTGCAGTTCATCGCCGTCGGCACGCCGCCCGGCCAGGACGGCTCCGCGGACCTGCAATACGTGCTCGAAGCGGCGCGCAACATTGGCCGCCACATGACCGCCCGCAAGATCATCGTCGACAAGTCCACCGTTCCGGTGGGCACCGCCGACCAGGTGCGCCAAGCCGTGGCCGAGGTGCTCGCGCAGCGCGGCGTGGACTTGCCGTTCAGCGTCGCGTCCAACCCGGAATTCCTGAAGGAAGGCGCGGCGATCCAGGACTTCATGAGTCCGGACCGTGTCATCGTGGGCGCGGATGACGATTACACCATCGGCGTCATGCGCCGCATCTACGAGCCGTTCCAGCGCACCCATGACCGCCTGATGGTGATGGACGTGCGCTCGGCCGAACTGACCAAGTATGCGGCCAATGCCATGTTGGCCACGCGCATTTCGTTCATGAACGAGATGGCCAACCTGGCCGAGACCCTGGGCGCCGATATCGAACAGGTGCGTCGCGGCATCGGCGCGGATCCGCGCATCGGCTACCAGTTCCTGTATCCGGGCGCCGGCTACGGCGGTTCGTGCTTTCCCAAGGATGTGCAGGCCCTGATCCGCACGGCCGAGCAGCACGGCTTGCCGATGCGCGTGATCGAGGCGGTGGAGACGGCGAACGACGCGCAGAAATTCCGTCTGACGCAGAAAGTCGTGCGCCGTTATGGCGAGGACCTGCGGGGCCGCACCTTCGCCCTGTGGGGGCTTGCGTTCAAGCCGAATACCGACGACATGCGCGAGGCGCCCAGCCTGACCGTCATCGAGGAACTGACCCGCCGCGGCGCGCGCGTACGGGCCTACGATCCGGTGGCCGCGCACGAGGCGGAGAAGCTGCTGGCGGCCAACGGCAACGTCGAGTTCGCGCCGGACATGTACAAGGCGGTGGAAGGCGCCGACGGTTTGCTGCTGGTCACCGAATGGAAGGCGTTCCGCGCACCGGACTTCGAGCGTGTCCGGGAATTGCTGAAGGCGCCCGTCATCCTGGACGGCCGCAACCAGTACAACGCGGCCGACCTGAAGGCCCTGGGCTTCGACTACGAGGGTATCGGCCGCGCATGAGGATCCTGCAGCTCAATTTCGAGAAAGGCTGGCGTGGCGGGGAGAGGCAAACCCTGTACTGCATGCTGGCCTTTCGCGACGCGGGACATGAAGTGGAACTGCTGGCTCGCGCCGGTGCGCCGCTGGCGCAGCGGGCCGCCG
Coding sequences within it:
- a CDS encoding UDP-glucose dehydrogenase family protein, producing MKITVVGTGYVGLVSGACLAEMGNDVMCLDVDAAKVARLRQGVIPIYEPGLEELVRRNARGGRLHFTDDIALSVSHGDVQFIAVGTPPGQDGSADLQYVLEAARNIGRHMTARKIIVDKSTVPVGTADQVRQAVAEVLAQRGVDLPFSVASNPEFLKEGAAIQDFMSPDRVIVGADDDYTIGVMRRIYEPFQRTHDRLMVMDVRSAELTKYAANAMLATRISFMNEMANLAETLGADIEQVRRGIGADPRIGYQFLYPGAGYGGSCFPKDVQALIRTAEQHGLPMRVIEAVETANDAQKFRLTQKVVRRYGEDLRGRTFALWGLAFKPNTDDMREAPSLTVIEELTRRGARVRAYDPVAAHEAEKLLAANGNVEFAPDMYKAVEGADGLLLVTEWKAFRAPDFERVRELLKAPVILDGRNQYNAADLKALGFDYEGIGRA
- the glmU gene encoding bifunctional UDP-N-acetylglucosamine diphosphorylase/glucosamine-1-phosphate N-acetyltransferase GlmU, translating into MLNVVILAAGLGKRMQSDLPKVLHTLAGRSMLSHVLDSARRLEPARIIVVVGHGAEQVQAAFQDQPDLAFALQRPQQGTGHAVAQAVPQLLDGDADDATLVLYGDVPLVQSETLQRLLAARGEGMAVLTETLPDPTGYGRIVRDAEGRVRRIVEHKDASDAERSIAEVNTGILAAPTARLKDWLTRIDNRNAQGEYYLTDVVGLAVADGVPVGSAQPGAAWETLGVNSRVQQAELERVWQREQARRLLEAGASLADPARFDLRGSMTVGRDVYIDVGCVFEGRVELADGVRIGPHCVLRDVRVGRGTVVEAFSHLQQATIGADARIGPYARLRPGAALADRTHVGNFVEVKNSVIGPDSKANHLSYIGDAEIGARVNVGAGTITCNYDGVNKHRTIVEDDVFIGSDTQLVAPIRVGEGATLGAGTTLTRDAPAGKLTLSRARQATIEGWKRPTRKS
- a CDS encoding MFS transporter; the protein is MKDLRGSPASEQSGPSGAGPDKSSSKCATPDGLPTPRRYWAAGVVLLGISLAVLDSTIANVALPTISVDLNIDPASAVWIVNAYSVSVVVMLLPLSALAERVGFRRMFGLGLGLFTLASLACAMSNSLTTLTLARMFQGVGAASLMCMFGGLMRYIYPLSKLGRGISVNATTVAIMSVLGPTLGSVILSVVDWPWIFAVNVPIGLFGLFLVRFLPDVPRVKTRFDVVSALLCMVVLGVFITGIDNLHADLVRGVGMVAISVLAGILLVRRATRQAAPLVPVDLLRIPPIAYAVAASACTFAAQMSAYVSLPFYFQSVLGRSHLEVGMLMAAWPVGTGLIAPVAGRMSDRFSAATLSGVGAGCMAVGLVWLAVLPHSASNPWIMAGMFVCGLGFGFFQTPNNRSMISSAPRTRSGAIGGVQATTRVFGQSFGTALVATSFGLFPRHGPLVAVTLGAICAGLAVVVNTVRFTRAGRAASDR